One segment of Hemibagrus wyckioides isolate EC202008001 linkage group LG05, SWU_Hwy_1.0, whole genome shotgun sequence DNA contains the following:
- the LOC131352684 gene encoding rano class II histocompatibility antigen, B alpha chain-like isoform X1: MKLRVILIISMILPANAVFVHRLCVQCGCSNSVNETEFFVSLNQNEVLFGDFKAQKQINRLPLFVSQISVPDLYDEAVGCKDICLQKIPNVIAAAGSPAEVRVPPEFSIYTRHHVVPGEKNNFVCFIRNFYPPHITVNWTRNGVSVTEGVYISQYALNNDGTFNSFSTLTSTPRVGDEYSCTVEHEALDSPQIRTWDESVEPPSETPSETPTVVLAVGIVVGILGLATGMFFVIKASCFR; the protein is encoded by the exons ATGAAGCTCCGTGTGATTCTCATCATTTCAATGATTCTGCCAGCCAACGCTGTCT ttgtgCACAgactctgtgtccagtgtggcTGCAGCAACTCTGTGAATGAAACTGAGTTTTTCGTCAGTTTGAATCAGAATGAAGTGCTCTTTGGAGATTTTAAAGCGCAGAAACAAATCAACAGACTGCCTCTGTTTGTGAGTCAGATCAGCGTTCCAGATCTATATGATGAGGCAGTTGGCTGTAAAGACATATGTCTTCAGAAAATCCCAAACGTAATCGCAGCAGCAGGAAGTCCAGCTGAGGTCAGAG ttcCTCCAGAGTTCAGCATCTACACGAGACACCATGTGGTtcctggagaaaaaaataactttGTCTGCTTCATAAGAAATTTCTATCCTCCACACATCACAGTGAATTGGACGAGGAACGGTGTGTCGGTGACAGAGGGAGTGTACATCAGCCAGTATGCACTAAACAATGACGGAACCTTCAATTCATTCTCCACCCTGACCAGTACTCCGAGGGTAGGAGATGAATACAGCTGCACGGTGGAGCACGAAGCTCTGGACTCGCCTCAGATTAGAACATGGG aTGAATCGGTTGAACCTCCATCTGAAACTCCGAGTGAAACTCCAACGGTGGTGCTTGCGGTGGGAATTGTGGTGGGAATTCTGGGATTGGCCACGGGAATGTTCTTTGTCATTAAAGCGTCATGTTTCCGATAA
- the LOC131352684 gene encoding mamu class II histocompatibility antigen, DR alpha chain-like isoform X2, translating to MKLRVILIISMILPANAVFVHRLCVQCGCSNSVNETEFFVSLNQNEVLFGDFKAQKQINRLPLFVSQISVPDLYDEAVGCKDICLQKIPNVIAAAGSPAEVRVNWTRNGVSVTEGVYISQYALNNDGTFNSFSTLTSTPRVGDEYSCTVEHEALDSPQIRTWDESVEPPSETPSETPTVVLAVGIVVGILGLATGMFFVIKASCFR from the exons ATGAAGCTCCGTGTGATTCTCATCATTTCAATGATTCTGCCAGCCAACGCTGTCT ttgtgCACAgactctgtgtccagtgtggcTGCAGCAACTCTGTGAATGAAACTGAGTTTTTCGTCAGTTTGAATCAGAATGAAGTGCTCTTTGGAGATTTTAAAGCGCAGAAACAAATCAACAGACTGCCTCTGTTTGTGAGTCAGATCAGCGTTCCAGATCTATATGATGAGGCAGTTGGCTGTAAAGACATATGTCTTCAGAAAATCCCAAACGTAATCGCAGCAGCAGGAAGTCCAGCTGAGGTCAGAG TGAATTGGACGAGGAACGGTGTGTCGGTGACAGAGGGAGTGTACATCAGCCAGTATGCACTAAACAATGACGGAACCTTCAATTCATTCTCCACCCTGACCAGTACTCCGAGGGTAGGAGATGAATACAGCTGCACGGTGGAGCACGAAGCTCTGGACTCGCCTCAGATTAGAACATGGG aTGAATCGGTTGAACCTCCATCTGAAACTCCGAGTGAAACTCCAACGGTGGTGCTTGCGGTGGGAATTGTGGTGGGAATTCTGGGATTGGCCACGGGAATGTTCTTTGTCATTAAAGCGTCATGTTTCCGATAA